DNA sequence from the Streptomyces sp. NBC_01497 genome:
GTCGCCGGTCTCGGCACCTCCTTCGGCCGCGGCGGCGCCACCACCTTCATGCAGGACCTGCAGAACTCCGACTGCATCGTCATCCAGGGCTCCAACTACGCCGAGGCGCACCCCGTGGGCTTCCAGTGGGTCATGGAGGCGAAGGCGCGCGGCGCGAAGGTCATCCACATCGACCCCCGCTTCACCCGCACCAGCGCGCTCGCCGACCTGCACGTGCCCATCCGGGCGGGCAGCGACATCGCCTTCCTCGGCGGCGTCATCAACCACGTGCTCACCGAGGGCAAGGACTTCCGCGAGTACGTGCTGTCGTACACCAACGCCGCCACCCTGGTCGGCGAGGACTTCCGCGACACCGAGGACCTCGGCGGCGTGTTCTCCGGCCTCGACGAGGAGGGACACGTCTACCAACCTGCGAGCTGGCAGTACGAGGGTGCCCAGGTACAGGCACCGGCCGGCGACACAGACCAGCAGTACGAGGCCCGGGAGAAGGACGCCGAGACGAGCCGCCGCATCGGCGCCGCCGGCGGCTCCGAGACCCACGGCTCCGGCGGGGCGCGCACCCGCTCGGGGGCGCCGCGGGACGAGACGCTGCAGCACCCCCGGTGCGTCTACCAGATCCTCAAGCGCCATTACGCCCGCTACACCCCCGAACTGGTCGAACAGACCTGCGGCATCCCGCGGGAGACCTTCCTCGCGGTGTGCGACGCGCTGACGAAGAACTCCGGGCGCGAGCGCACCAGCGCCTTCTGCTACGCGGTCGGCTGGACGCAGCACACCGTCGGCTCGCAGTACATCCGCGCCGCCAGTGTGCTGCAACTGCTGCTGGGCAACATCGGCCGGCCGGGCGGCGGCATCCAGGCGCTGCGCGGCCACGCGTCCATCCAGGGTTCGAGCGACATCCCCACCCTGTTCAACCTGCTCCCCGGCTACCTGCCGATGCCCCACGCGCACACCCACGAGAACCTCGACGCCTTCGTCGACGCGAGCAGGACCGACAAGGGCTTCTGGGGCGACATGCGCGCCTACTTCGTCAGCCTGCTCAAGGCCTATTACGGCGACGCCGCCACCGCGGACAACGACTTCTGCTTCGACCACCTCCCGCGCATCACCGGCTCCCACGCCACGTACGACACGGTCATGGCGCAGCTGGAGGGCACCTGCAAGGGCTACTTCCTGATGGGGGAGAACCCGGCAGTCGGCTCCGCCAACACGCGTCTGCAGCGCCTCGGCATGGCCAACCTGGAGTGGCTCGTGGTGCGGGACTTCTCGCTGATCGAGTCGGCGACGTGGTGGAAGGACGGTCCGGAGATCGAGACCGGCGAGCTGCGCACGGAGGACATCGCCACCGAGGTTTTCTTCTTCCCCGCCGCCGCCCACACCGAGAAGTCCGGCTCCTTCACGAACACCAACCGGTGGGTCCAGTGGCACCACGCCGCTGTCGAGCCGGGCGGCGACGCGCGCAGCGACCTGTGGTTCATGTACCACCTCGGACGGCGCATCAAGGAGCGTCTGGCCGACTCCACCGACCCGATGGACCGGCCCGTCCAGGACCTCGCCTGGGGCTACCCCGTCGAGGGTGAACTCGCCGAGCCCGTGGCCGAATCGGTGCTCGCCGAGATCAACGGCACGGCGGCCGACGGCTCCCCGCTCAGCTCCTACACGCAGCTCGCGGACGACGGCTCCACCCGATGCGGCTGCTGGATCTACTGCGGTGTCAACGCCGACGGCGTCAACCAGGCGGCCCGCAGGAAGCCGGGCGCCGAGCAGGACTGGGTGGCCGCCGAGTGGGCCTGGGCCTGGCCCGCCAACCGGCGGATCCTCTACAACCGTGCCTCCGCCGCGCCGGACGGCGAACCGTGGAGCGAACGCAAGGCGTACGTGTGGTGGGACGCCGACCGCAGGAGGTGGACGGGCCACGACGTGCCGGACTTCATCGTGGACCGCGCTCCGGACCACGTCCCCCCGGAAGACGCCACCGGCCCCGACGCGCTGCGCGGCGACGACCCGTTCATCATGCAGGCCGACGGCAAGGGCTGGCTCTATGCCCCCGCCGGACTGGAGGACGGGCCGCTGCCGACCCACTACGAGCCGCAGGACTCGCCGTTCCCCAACGCCCTGTACCCGCGCGTGCCACGCTCGCCCGTGCGGCAGTTGAAGGAGCACGAGGGAAACCGCTACCACCCGAGCGGTGACGAGCCGGGCGCCGACGTGTACCCGTACATTGTCACGACCCACCGGCTCACCGAGCACTTCACCGCCGGTGGGATGAGCCGGTGGTCCCCGTATCTCGCCGAGCTCCAGCCTGAGTTCTTCTGCGAGGTCTCCCCGGAACTGGCGCAGGAGCGCGGCCTGGAGCACGGCGGGTGGGCCACTGTCGTCACCGCCCGCAACGCCGTCGAAGCGCGCGTCCTCGTGACCCGGCGGATCAGGCCCCTGACCGTGCACGGCCGCACCGTCCACCAGATCGGACTCCCCTTCCACTGGGGCCCCAACGGCGTGTCCACCGGAGACGCGGCGAACGAGCTCGTCGCGATGGCCCTCGACCCCAACGCCCACATCCAGGAGGACAAGGCGCTGACCGCGGACATCGTTCCCGGCCGGCGGCCGCGCGGCCCGGCACTCCCCGCGTTCGTCGAGGAGTACCGCGTCAGAGCCGGCATCACCCGGCGCACCGGAACGGAGACCGTCAAGTGACCGACGCGACCCGCACGTCGAGCCATCTGCTCAGCGGCATCGAACCGGATCCCGCACGGGACGCGGGGCACGAGGACGCGCCTCCGCGCGTCGGCTTCTTCACCGACACCTCGGTGTGCATCGGCTGCAAGGCCTGCGAAGTGGCGTGCAAGGAGTGGAACGCCATCCCCGAGGACGGCATCACGCTGTCCGGAATGAGCTACGACAACACGCAGGGGCTCGGCGCCTCCAGCTGGCGTCATGTCGCGTTCGTGGAGCAGCAGGTCCCGGTGCCCGCCCCCGAGGGACGCAGGGAACTACCCCTGCTCGGGGGCGGTTCCCCGGCCGCCCAAGGTCCCACCCCCACCCCGGGGGGCCCGGCTCCCGAAACACAGGGGCAGGCGCAGGCGTCGGACAGCGGAGTGCGGTGGCTCATGTCCTCGGACGTGTGCAAGCACTGCACCCACGCCGCGTGCCTGGACGTGTGCCCGACCGGATCACTCTTCCGCACCGAGTTCGGCACCGTCGTCGTGCAGGAGGACATCTGCAACGGGTGCGGCTACTGCGTCCCGGCCTGCCCCTATGGGGTGATCGAGCAACGCCCCGAGGACGGACGGGCGTTCAAGTGCACCATGTGCTACGACCGGCTCGGCGCGGGACAGGAACCGGCCTGCGCCAAGGCGTGCCCGACGGACTCCATCCAGTTCGGGCCCCTCGACGAGCTGCGGGAACGGGCGGCGCTGCGAGTCGACCAGCTGCACGAGGCCGGCATCAGCGACGCCCGGCTGTACGGCGAGGACCCGGAGGACGGCGTCGGCGGAGACGGCGCGTTCTTCCTGCTCCTCGACGAACCAGAGGTGTACGGACTGCCTCCGGCCCCTGTCGTCACCACGCGCGACCTGCCCGTCATGTGGAAGCACGCGGCCGTCGCCGCCGCCTCTCTGATCGGCGGTGTGGCCGCCTCGTTCGCCGCCTCGGCACTGACCGGAAGGAAGGCCGGCCGATGACCGGATCCGACGTGACCCGCGACGGGGTGCAGGGCCAGCGCCCCGGCCGCGACGCCTCACCGCAGGCCCTGCAACCGGCGGGCCGCCGCGGGCGCAGGCGCCGTCGGGGCGAGGAACTGATGGTGCCCCGCGCCGAATTCGGCTCCTACTACGGACGTCCCATCATCAAGCCGCCGTCCTGGTCGGCCCGCGACATCGCGGGGTACTTCTTCTTCGGTGGGCTCGCCGGTGCGGGATCCGTCGTGGCGGCCGGGGCGCAGGCGACCGGACGCCCCACCATGGCGAAGGCCATGAAGCTGTCCTCGATCGGTGCGCTCTCCCTCTCGACGGCCGCGCTCATCAACGACCTCGGCCGGCCCGCCCGTTTCCATCACATGCTGCGGGTGATCAAACCCACCTCGCCGATGAGCGTGGGCTCCTGGATCCTGTCCGGCTACGGCGCCTTCGCGGGCGCGGCCGCGCTGAGCGCGGTCACCGGCCGGCTGACGCGCACGGGCGCCGCCGCCACCGCAGGCGCGGCGCTGCTCGGCCCCGCCGTCGCCACGTACACGGCCGTGCTCGCGGCGGACACCGCCGTCCCCGCCTGGCACGGAGCGCACCGCGAACTGCCGTACGTGTTCGTGGCGTCGGCCACCGCGGCCGCGTCCGGCATGGCGCTGGCCGTGGCACCGCTCGCCGAGAACCAGCCGGCCCGCTGTGCCGCGGCCATCGCCGCGATCGGCGAGGTCGTCTCGATGGCTGCGGCCGAGAAGAGGCTCGGAATGGTCGCGGAGACCTACCGTACCGGCCGCGCCGGGACCCTTCTGAAGACTGCCCGGGTCCTGACCGTTGGCGGCGCGGCCTGCGCCGCCGCGTTGGGTCACCGCAGCCGCGTCGCGGCGGCCGGCGCCGGGGCGATGCTGCTCGCGGCCTCCGCATGCACGCGCTTCGGCATCTTCGCCGCGGGCATGGCATCGGCGGAGGACCCCGTGTACACGGTCATTCCCCAACGCGAGGGCCTGCGGCGGGCGGCAGCCTCGGCCGCGGAGGCGGGCGCCGGTAGCCGCGGCGGTGCCGACTCCGGTGCTTGACCCCGTTCCCCACCGGGCGGCACCGCGGCGCGCGCCACCCGTCCGCGACCTCGCCACAGCCCGGGGCACGACCGCCGCCCCCGGCACCGCTCGAACACACCGCCCCACCACACGAACGAGAATGGAAGCGACGATACCGGCGGGATCTCACCGCAAGCGTGCGCGCCAGTACGAGCACATCAAAGAGGGTGCCGAGAAGCGCGGCACCTCCGAGGGCCGGGCCGAGGAGATCGCTTCGCGCACCTTTAACAAGGAGCGCGCCCGTGCGGGCGAGGCCCGCTCTGCGAGCAGGACGTCCACCCGAGACGCCAAGTCCGCCTCGCAGCGGGGCGGCGAGCGCTCGCTCCGGGGGCCGGTCAGTCCCACCAGGGACCAGCTCGACGAAGAGGCGAAGAAGAACATCGAAGGCCGCTCGTCGATGAACAAGGAAGAACCGCGCAAGGCGCTGGGCCGCTGAAAACCACGGCACAGCCGGGCGATCGTGCCCAGACCGAGGCCCAGCGTGGCGGTGGTTGAACGGCCGTCGCGCATCGAGGCCGTCCCATCCGCCACGCCTGGCCCGCTGTCCGTGACCAGGAACTCGACCCCCGCTTGCTGTGCGGTGCGCACCACCCGCAGCACGACAGCTCCCGCGACGGCGTGCTTGGCCAGGCTGGCGGCGGCTTCGGACACCGCCAGGGCGACCTCGCCGGCCCGGCGCTCGCTCAGCCCGATCCGTTCGGCCAGCCGGACGGCTGCCCCTCGGGAACCGATGAGGTCGTCGCGGAACCACGCCACGTCCTCGCATTCCGGCAGCACCACACTCATGGCATCCGCCCGCCACCGCGTGCCCCAACCGCGGGCCGCTGCACACCGGTACGGCCGTAGTCCATCGACAACCCCCGAAGGAGACGGTTCACCGGAAGAGATCACCGCCGGTACCGCTGCCAGCAGTCCGCCCCCGAAACGACACCCTGATCGTCTGCGGCCGAACCTGACCAGCCACCTGGGACGAGTGGGATCAGGACGGTCCCGCCGACTGCAGGCGGCGTGACCCGCAGCAGGCTGCCTCCGTCCTGGCCAACACAAAATCTGTGTCGGCTGGAGTAGACATTGGGGGGTGGGCGTGGTTATGGTTTCTCTCGTAGCCGAGATCGAGCGAGGGCCCGGCAGAGATGAACTGGCGGGCAGTTGTGCAGCAGTTGCAGTACGCAGGACGGTGCGGTGGTGGAGTTTCGAAGCCAGGGTTGTCGCAGGACGGCGACGGGACTGACGACC
Encoded proteins:
- the fdh gene encoding formate dehydrogenase, whose translation is MGVRRLVGSWPVYRQLTGPDRLARGSAAASPGTGRLTPRTESADRVVKSVCPYCAVGCGQEVYVKDDAVVQIEGDPDSPVSRGRLCPKGSATLQLTTGDARRHEVLHRRPHQKEWERLDLETAMDMVAERVIETRRRTWEWEYQGLRTARTMGIASLGGATLDNEENYLIKKLLTGLGVVQVENQARVCHSSTVAGLGTSFGRGGATTFMQDLQNSDCIVIQGSNYAEAHPVGFQWVMEAKARGAKVIHIDPRFTRTSALADLHVPIRAGSDIAFLGGVINHVLTEGKDFREYVLSYTNAATLVGEDFRDTEDLGGVFSGLDEEGHVYQPASWQYEGAQVQAPAGDTDQQYEAREKDAETSRRIGAAGGSETHGSGGARTRSGAPRDETLQHPRCVYQILKRHYARYTPELVEQTCGIPRETFLAVCDALTKNSGRERTSAFCYAVGWTQHTVGSQYIRAASVLQLLLGNIGRPGGGIQALRGHASIQGSSDIPTLFNLLPGYLPMPHAHTHENLDAFVDASRTDKGFWGDMRAYFVSLLKAYYGDAATADNDFCFDHLPRITGSHATYDTVMAQLEGTCKGYFLMGENPAVGSANTRLQRLGMANLEWLVVRDFSLIESATWWKDGPEIETGELRTEDIATEVFFFPAAAHTEKSGSFTNTNRWVQWHHAAVEPGGDARSDLWFMYHLGRRIKERLADSTDPMDRPVQDLAWGYPVEGELAEPVAESVLAEINGTAADGSPLSSYTQLADDGSTRCGCWIYCGVNADGVNQAARRKPGAEQDWVAAEWAWAWPANRRILYNRASAAPDGEPWSERKAYVWWDADRRRWTGHDVPDFIVDRAPDHVPPEDATGPDALRGDDPFIMQADGKGWLYAPAGLEDGPLPTHYEPQDSPFPNALYPRVPRSPVRQLKEHEGNRYHPSGDEPGADVYPYIVTTHRLTEHFTAGGMSRWSPYLAELQPEFFCEVSPELAQERGLEHGGWATVVTARNAVEARVLVTRRIRPLTVHGRTVHQIGLPFHWGPNGVSTGDAANELVAMALDPNAHIQEDKALTADIVPGRRPRGPALPAFVEEYRVRAGITRRTGTETVK
- a CDS encoding 4Fe-4S dicluster domain-containing protein yields the protein MTDATRTSSHLLSGIEPDPARDAGHEDAPPRVGFFTDTSVCIGCKACEVACKEWNAIPEDGITLSGMSYDNTQGLGASSWRHVAFVEQQVPVPAPEGRRELPLLGGGSPAAQGPTPTPGGPAPETQGQAQASDSGVRWLMSSDVCKHCTHAACLDVCPTGSLFRTEFGTVVVQEDICNGCGYCVPACPYGVIEQRPEDGRAFKCTMCYDRLGAGQEPACAKACPTDSIQFGPLDELRERAALRVDQLHEAGISDARLYGEDPEDGVGGDGAFFLLLDEPEVYGLPPAPVVTTRDLPVMWKHAAVAAASLIGGVAASFAASALTGRKAGR
- the nrfD gene encoding NrfD/PsrC family molybdoenzyme membrane anchor subunit encodes the protein MTGSDVTRDGVQGQRPGRDASPQALQPAGRRGRRRRRGEELMVPRAEFGSYYGRPIIKPPSWSARDIAGYFFFGGLAGAGSVVAAGAQATGRPTMAKAMKLSSIGALSLSTAALINDLGRPARFHHMLRVIKPTSPMSVGSWILSGYGAFAGAAALSAVTGRLTRTGAAATAGAALLGPAVATYTAVLAADTAVPAWHGAHRELPYVFVASATAAASGMALAVAPLAENQPARCAAAIAAIGEVVSMAAAEKRLGMVAETYRTGRAGTLLKTARVLTVGGAACAAALGHRSRVAAAGAGAMLLAASACTRFGIFAAGMASAEDPVYTVIPQREGLRRAAASAAEAGAGSRGGADSGA
- a CDS encoding plasmid stabilization protein → MPAGSHRKRARQYEHIKEGAEKRGTSEGRAEEIASRTFNKERARAGEARSASRTSTRDAKSASQRGGERSLRGPVSPTRDQLDEEAKKNIEGRSSMNKEEPRKALGR